AATTCAGACTCAAAGTCAATGAAATGAGATTCTGGAAGTTATAATGATGAggaaattattgaaccaatgcatgcatgTATGTTTCTCTATTCAAAATTTTACCGATCTTTATCATGTGATAGTCGACACATATTAAAGagcatgtgaaaaaaaaaactatgatgaTGGAGTGATATACATTTTTGAACATACACTTTAATCTGTCTTATTTTTTTCcatgtttttccatttttaaatcaaaatttgtaaaacaaatattcagaatcagttattatttttatctttttttatgcaaaatatttaccttttttttttattgcacttgCACTGAGTAGTTGAAAGTTTAGTTCTCAACATTTACAGCATTTACAATACTGTCAATAGTTACCAACAATTATCACCTTTTGAGaagaatacattttttgtacatgtacaatgtatgccAGGTGAACTCAGCACAAGAATGTTATTTTTTAACTGGATTTGATATCAATTTGCATATAAGATTTATTTGAAGAAGAGTCTAATCCTTAAtcttgtaaaaatgtacaaaCGCACAAGTTTGAAGTTGTGTGAATATATAACTGGATAGAGCTACATGTAGTGCTGACCACATGAGTCAGGTTTATTCTTTAGCACACCATTGACATTGTAAACTCAGTCTTCATGCTTAACCACAAGTCCTACGGCAATGGCTTGTAGAGTTGCTTTcaggcttgtaaaattcttctctacaagccaacagaatccaactaaattttttgttaaattgcGCTTCGAGCTTGTGGATTCAAATGTTTAGTGTGAAGACTGGTTAAAACTACTTGTGAACGTTTCAGAATGAAggcaaaaataaattcaaacatGCATCCTTCTCCACTAGATATATGTATATCTTATGTCCCCCTTTTCACCATGTCATTATTTGCAACCTCAcagaaaataaagaatattttaatgccaaattgttTTTTACCCTATCAACAGTGTTTAAAGGGTTGGCATGGCAATGATTGTCTGCCTACAAATctaaaagaaacaagaaaaaagtAATGTCATCCTGTGTAATGTCCCCTACCTACTCCATATTTAGCACACATAAGTGCAGACATGTTGGTTTCTCTGCCGCCTACCTGTGTTTACAACTTTTCATTTTAGTGCCATCTTAGGTCATCTAACAATGGtttgataataaaaaatttaGTGTTGCTTTTGAGGAAGACTACATTAGGGAATTCTTGCTGTAACATAATCACAGACACGTCATTAGGGGCAGCGACACACTACTCTACTGGGAGACGACCATTACTCATGAATATTTAGCAGATGCAAATTACCAAGGTCAAAAGCCTACACAAATATTTCGAAAGAATCGCATAGTAAAACACCCCATAAGTTCACTAACAAGCTAGAACGAgttttatttttgatgaaataatgATCCTAAATAATTTTAAGGAGTATCGTTTTCAAAAGCTACTGCGACCACAACTGACATACTAAATAAACGTGAAAAACATGCTGAAATTCTTCAAAACAAATGTGGCCCTGACATCGATACGAATAGAATACCTGTTTCTCAGACAAGCCAGACGGTAAAATAGAGTCATAAATGCTCAAAAACTGGTTCGTGTCTTCATTTCTAATTGCAGAACCAAGCAAAAAGGAATAAGTTTCTATTTCTTTTGCATTTTCGGCGTCGCTTTCCATTTTACCTCGAAGCCATCTTGAAAATTCCGATTTTTCGTCTCCAAGAGAAAGTCTCGTAAGTAACGAGAATTAAATGACCTTTGACACGAAATTGGTCTTCTGAGTGTTTTTTCGacactttcttttcttttagtaGTAGAGAACATTTATGACACTGAATTCTTCGTCTGCTTTGGAAATTGATCAGGAATTTGCATGTCAGATAGTCAGAAATATTTATAGAAAGAGCGTCACTGCAGCAAAACAAGATGgcagaaaacatatttttgttcatCCCTAACATAATTGGTATGCACAGAAACTTCAATATCATTTGATCTCTGGTGTAGAGTAGTCTCATATCCAATTTGACCACATccactttaatattttatattctatctacatgtatacatgtacgtaTAGGCTAGCCAGTTTATCTCACCACTCTGGTCTAGTCCAATTATTTCGACATCTTGAaaggttattttatttttttatacaccGCTGGTCTGTTTATCCTCAGAGGTTTGGTATTGCCTATTGGCAGTATTGCCACTATATATTTGGGCTGTTACTGTAAGAAGAGTGTTGGTCCGTTTTCTCCCTCAACAGACAACACATTTACAGCATCAGGTTTGCACATTTTGGGTGACTTAACTACCCGATTTCAAAACCAAAGGATCTGCACATGTCCAGTTCTTCAAAaattaatatggggacgaagtctcctattacagtagaaaaaataaaaaaaattaaaaaatcgggaaaatttcccgaaattttcattgtactaatgaactcaaaatcgggAAAAtctttttttgtcacatttttttaattcccgCATTTGCACAGAAcacagaaatctacttccttcttccagtctggttgtcgtgagactttgagtagtccagtaaaatataggaactcgcACAATactaccaatatttcatttttaatagttCTATGTCTTTGATATTAACGTTACCTGATGcagcattgcgtttctttgtttacattgaacatgacatcataacttaaataacgtcacaagtaaaatccctaacaacagaaacAAAATCGAAAACGTTatggtatttccgtttctttttttttggacaaatatGTAAGTTTCAGAAAAAATAACacacagacttcgtccccattcacaggtaatgcctgtcTCATATTACTTTGAatacatttaatagctccatagtttttacacatttattctatgacTATATTCCTCTGCTAggctctactttcctaatcaccacaatggttaagctcagtcatttgtaaaaaataaagacCTGTCCAATAgaactacacagagattttttatTTACACAAAACTTTTGAGTTCCGCATTTCGAGGTGCATTAGGGATATTTACCCAATTGTTTTTAAGCCTCTAAAGGAGAATATGTTAAACAACCATCTATTATGTGAAACCTTGCCTTTTCAGGTAACCGTCTTTCTTGTCATTCTGTAGTAATACCTTTGCATTTTAAACCCTTATTCAAAGGTCATCTCTCTTTTAAGGTCAGTTTTCTCTGGTCTGGAGGCTGACCTATGCAATAGATAATTTATGCAAGAATTTATTAGGGAGAAGACTTTGTTTGATATTGTTTTTCTAAGcagaatttatttcaattaaatttttgGCTGCCTGAATATGAAAATGTGTTGTACAGAAACAACTATtgcaattaccatgattactatATATGATTTGATAATCAATTGATACTAAATTACAATGACATGAATGATAATACTGTATTTCAGATTATTTCCGAGTGATAACAGCTTTGCTGTCATTTTATTATATGAGAACAGATTATATGTTGACTACTTTCTGGTACCTGTTAAGTGGACTATTAGATGCCATTGATGGTCATGCAGCAAGAATGTTAAATCAAGGTATAGTGTATTCAGATTAATAACACTTCATCTTACaattctagtacatgtatatatctatgtAATATCAGTGAAAGTGTGTCCTGGGTACAGGTATCGCCACAGGTTATTTAAGGGTAGTGCTACTCCTTTCCTTGAATATCTTCCAAAATGATTTGATTTTCTCAGCAATAATTTTGAGATTATATGAGATAAGTTTGGAAAATGCTTCTTAATCAGTACAACATGTATAATATTGAAAGAATgaaattaattttagatttttattacaTTAGGTTGCAAGGAATTACGTAgatttcccagtgaaataaaaacttttaatttcaCATGTCACTCTTGACTTCATACAATAATGATAATTAAGCCATGCGCTATAcacattcgtgaattaatgtgttgttggGTCACTCATTGaaattttttctctatttgaattcttcgattagttatccTATAAATATTGGATATTTGTCATAAAATATAGTGACATCCATTTTTTACAGAAGAGTATTGTATAAAAGggcatttaaatttataaataatgttcaatataaaatttatttatgtatatatttttttaatttacaactgAATCTAATACTTTTTTCCTAAAATATAGTTGAATTAAATTACTTTATTTAtaaactttcactttcactttcagtacgttgctattaataacgttacttaccattgtaacattgtgacgtttaaattttaacaacccgAGGCACCGAAACATATCGATCAATAAATTTTCTGCAGCAatccctaaagtgttgttgttataagactctctacattttatgtttttatacctcgggtatccactttatggactctaccgtactacagactcaccaggcgttggttcactttcgtttgtaattgattttatttttttatcgtgAACCCCTGCATTCCTTTTAAGGAACCGCCGTTGCAACCAGCGCTAATCATACTAGCCATTCGCACAgagtaaacaaagttatattTTATTGAGGCACCCACAGGAACCTTCCGAGAATGCTGCCATCAACTACAAGAAAAGAAATCGATAATAAGGGACCATCTTAACCCAAAACGAGCCTTAAGCAGGAAAAGAACAGTGATAGGAAATTATTTCTCTCTAACAgaattcatttgaaattaaatgcACCCGATTTCGTATTCTTCAAATTCAATCTGATGCTCCCGAAAATATGTTAATCAAACATACAACCCTCGAGATACAACAACTTTTACAGATTACTGGCCATTCCCGATAGTTTGATGAATGAACACATAGTTAAAATTCAACATAGACTAGTGATATTTATACTTTGTCCTTTACTTTCGGCGACCGAAACATTTTACAGCATTCCTGACGCGACTGGAAGCAGTACCTCTGGCCAAGGGAAGCCAGTCGAAATGGTACGGAATTGCTGATAAAATGTCGTCTATTTTGGGGAAGAAAGGTCAGACCACACAACCTATACAGTATATACACAGCCTGACAACTTATTGTATTATTCTTTCCACGGTGCAAGAGGACAAACACATGTTGGaagaataattttaacaaacattttcacaacaaaaacattttatttttattttctttttatagtttatttacatacttccaatgaactttcactttcactttcagtacgttgctattaataacgttacttaccattgtaacattgtgacgtttaaattttaacaacccgATTTTTTACTTCAACAtgattttatatattgtttttatcctgatgacggtgccctaggcaccgaaacatgtcgatcaataaattttctgcagcagtccctaaagtgttgttgttataagactttctacattttatgtttttatcataacgACCCTGCATACCCTCAGGTATCCACTTTATGGACTCTACCGTAATGTTATATACCACagataaataagaaacaaatttCTGATATATATCTTCATGCTATAATGCTTACATTGTAGGAAGCAAGTTAGGTGCACTCCTAGACATGTTGATAGATAGATGTGCCACTATGTGTCTGTTAGCAGCTTTATGCCATTTCTATCCAGATTACATGATGTTCTTCCAGATCTCCATGTCTATAGATATAACCAGTCACTGGTTCCATGTCCAAAGGTAAAAAACATCTGAAGTAAACATGATTTTTTAAGCCCCACCTACGatgggggcattatgttttctggtttgtgtgtacgtttgtctgtctgtctgtctgtctgtcctgcttcaggttaaaatttttggtcaaggtagattttcaTGAAGTTgacgtccaatcaacttgaaacttagtatacatgttccctatgtctatgatatgatctttctaatttcaatgccaaataagATTTGTTACTCCAATGTTTTGGTCGACTGaacttagaaaatgatagtgccagtggggaatccgtgtactgtggacacattcttgtttattattaattgttttggcttttaactagctgccATTAACTGCGAGTACATGTACTTTCAAACTGccctttcttgttaatttgacctgttgataatttgtaatgcttttttgttgtttaatGTTAACATGTATACCAGCTTTGATTGTTACTTCCCCTTTTTGTTTGACAACTTATGGTTGGAACCTGTTAACCCTTTTTGGGTAAAGTTTCATGAATGCAATCAAAACCATAtggtactgacttgatatctaaagcTTCTAAGATTATCACtactacacaaaatatagtgcatagTTCATAAAATTCTATGCATCCTATCAATGAACATTTTCAGAAATTTATCAAAGAAATATGTGCTCAGATTTTCAAGCTTCAATATGATGTTATACTTGCAAAGAAAATTaaataacttttgcaaggtgcaggaatctaataattgttctaaaaatatcaatgatgccattgttaaagtcatctttaaTTACCAGGCTTCTCACAAAAGAAATCAAAGTTACTCAATTTTATTACGGCACAATATATACACAAGACACACAGATATATTTCACAGCACAGGACAAACACTCGACTATACCACTGACAGTCACAtataacatgtaaagttaatgttAAAGAGCAAATATAGCGTCTAGCCAttagaaatgataaatatattcatCCAAACAGCTCGAATAAACACATGAGCTAGCCACAGTATACACAAGCACATCTTATAAATAAGTAcatataatacatttaaattcataaCTAACCATGCTAACACAGTTGtattaaataatttcaatgaaaaatttcaaatgtaccaCGAATCCCGAAACAAAGAAATTATATAAGAGCGTCCTGTATCCAGGTAAcaaattgaccaatcaaaataagGAATACTCGGAACAATTTCTTCCGAGTAAATCTAAACAGTGATTCACGtggtaattatccatttttataaaatcaaaaattacacAATAAAGATTGGAGTTATCTGCCTGTATCCAGAATTGTAGTTTGTCATCTTTAGccttatacatgtaatacatgtaatagcccTATGcattatacaatgaaatatttaattttacctcTCACTGATAATTTAAAGCCATCTTTAAAAAGAATGGAATCTAGACTTGTTTCAGAATTCACAAAGCAGTATATCAGTTTGACCAAAGAAATGCATGAATCTATAAACATCATTATTACATGGTTCATTCTGATAACCTGCATACCTATTACTGACTATTACACCATTATATTAAACTGTAATTATACAAATGTACTAGAAATGAAAACcttaaaaaatctaaggccaaaTTTAAGTTTCATAATCCCTAGTACTTTGAGTTATAGGAAGTTGGAAAGTTAATTTCAAAAAGATCATCAATCCAATctgataaaataagaaaaaagataaCATTGAAACTATGTCTGATTCaattctttttgtattgttatctGAGTGatgtaactatatatataattttgatatgttataaaacttttgattttcttTGTGATGTGAAGAGATTTTAACTTGCTGAGAAAGACCATCTGTATTTGTTATgtttgtttattgtcgtaaaatagaacctaaaaatagaaatagaaactTAAAGATAATTTCCAAcaatatgaaatttaatattatatgattaagtttattgtttttatattacagttCACTGATGAAGGGTGCTACAAGTCACAAGATGATAGATTTAGGTGCTAATCCTGTACTGAGACATTACTATCATAACAGGGTaagtacaaaatatatacaatacatgtacattgtcagaaaatgtaaaaaaaaattgtacgaGCTTTAGAAAGAGGATGAAAAGTGAAGGTTGCCAagtttttctcctgtttcgtagcAAGTACAAATGCATTTCATATTTCAACAATGTACTGTTTTAATTCTGCAATTTTCAACCAGCACTTGAAACTTTTGTTGTTAATATCCAAATCATTGTCtcaaaattttcaaagaaatcgacaaGCAGACCCCACAAAGATGACCCCAAAATGAGATGTCACACAAAAAGAAATATCCACATTACCATTTGCTAAACATGAAAGCTGCATAGcaggagactttatttgtacaaataaagcaaaaactTATCTGTGTACAtattatttgtacaatagttggctGATTGCAGGTTAAACAAATTTATTGCCACAGAGTGATTACTCTGAAGAACACAATGAAAATTAGTCCAGAGGAATAAGATAActcaataaatatataacaaattatgaaaacaTAGATACAAGATATACAAGACAATTACTGGATGATCCTGCATCAAAGAATGCTTATACATACTGACATCATCAGGATCAAGCTCATGAACTTTACTTCTCATGTCACTTATCAGAATAGCTGATGTTAGGaacaaaatatcatcaaaaaAGATCACATTAACCTCAAACTTATACTTCATCATATGAAACAGTTTTTATAATCTCCCACACCCAAGGCAAGCATGCTGCTACAATACCACAAATGTGATTATGCATAAAGATGGTGTGGGTATACATCCATACAACAGCAACCAATggacacaaataaccaaaagacattaACAGGGCAACACATATTCTTCAACATTAGACAGATGTCTTCACAATTATTCAAGCTCATAGTCGTCctgaatctaaaaaaaatgtgaaaaatgagACAGAAACTATCAAAGATCTGTTATCAAATTCTCCATATAGTCAGAAACATTaagatatttcataaaatagGGTCTTCATAAGGAAATTagtagataaaaagaaaaaatgattgtTTAATATTTGAGCCCTGTTTtctattgaaaaaagtaaaatcataaaaataatgaacactgaggaaaattcaaaacgaaaagtccctaatcaaaaggtcaaacacatcaacagaatggataacaactgtcatattcctgacttggttcaggcattttcttatgtagaaatgcaTCTTTTGaaatggtaaataaactcattatagataccaggactaaattttgtatatacgccagatgcgcgtttcgtctacaaaagactcatcagtgacgctcgaatccaaaaaagttaaaaaagccaaataaagtacaaagttgaagagcattgagatccaaaattcctaaaagtgttgccaaatacagctaaggtaatctatgcctgaggtagaaaagccttattatttcaaaaaattcaaaattttgtaaacagttaatttataaatataacaatatcaatgataattcatgtcagcacaaaaagtgctgactactgggcttgtgataccctcggggaaataaatctccaccagcagtggcatcaacccagtggttgtaaataaactcatcatagataccaggactaaattttgtatatacataatagATAGTAGAACAA
The window above is part of the Mytilus edulis chromosome 6, xbMytEdul2.2, whole genome shotgun sequence genome. Proteins encoded here:
- the LOC139528363 gene encoding CDP-diacylglycerol--inositol 3-phosphatidyltransferase-like — encoded protein: MAENIFLFIPNIIDYFRVITALLSFYYMRTDYMLTTFWYLLSGLLDAIDGHAARMLNQGSKLGALLDMLIDRCATMCLLAALCHFYPDYMMFFQISMSIDITSHWFHVQSSLMKGATSHKMIDLGANPVLRHYYHNRKILFVMCAANELFYCMLYLTHFTSGPFNLFSIILYLSAPLALIKTGISILQLVVACQNVAAVDVADRAADAGNKNQ